A part of Daphnia pulex isolate KAP4 chromosome 6, ASM2113471v1 genomic DNA contains:
- the LOC124196317 gene encoding troponin C-like produces MDPEEERRHMMLKAFQTFDSDKKGYIESSKVSTILQMMNLPFDKEELTRSLVEHDPKNTGKINFDGFSAIASDILDEEDDEAMQKELRDAFRLYDKEGNGYITTQTLKDILAQIDDKLTSDDLDGMIEEIDIDGTGRIDVEGFVNMMCS; encoded by the exons ATG GACCccgaagaagagagaaggcACA TGATGCTGAAGGCTTTCCAGACGTTCGACTCTGACAAGAAAGGATACATCGAGTCGAGCAAAGTCAGCACGATCCTGCAAATGATGAACTTGCCCTTCGATAAGGAGGAGCTAACGAGGTCGCTGGTGGAACACGACCCTAAAA ATACGGGAAAGATCAACTTTGACGGATTCTCTGCCATCGCTTCCGACATCCTCGATGAAGAGGATGACGAGGCGATGCAAAAGGAGCTGAGGGACGCTTTCCGGTTGTACGACAAAGAAG GGAACGGCTACATTACGACTCAAACCCTGAAGGACATTTTGGCTCAAATTGACGACAAGTTGACCAGCGACGATTTGGATGGAATGATTGAAGAAATTGACATTGACGGAACGGGTCGAATTGACGTCGAAG GTTTCGTGAACATGATGTGCAGCTAG
- the LOC124196316 gene encoding uncharacterized protein LOC124196316: MASEELSSIVHRLFVVGYSLTTCLAIMVSVSSGVVTDYWKETIDGCILYSDIYQDIPTHNSKGQPIQQSKIPVHNSSWVMIGSDISVCNYTTFTPIFFIFIAMMCISYHLRNLFCKHCWRAEESDVKSDFWEMMVRLLVVLSSLMTLLALVVACVLTHGHDYTCSGLRHYVTSQGLSPWLGISSLQIHELFERLDCGFFYSALDHGLKLVTEHDDENEGITKAIAVAAVASNSASIIDSNSALEVAMATGWFQFFVWLALAVANIWLAIRLKIQMFPESLNLPAIPNIFNKE; the protein is encoded by the coding sequence atggCATCGGAAGAGTTGAGTTCGATTGTGCACCGATTGTTCGTGGTGGGTTATTCATTGACGACCTGTTTGGCGATTATGGTCAGCGTCAGCTCCGGCGTGGTGACCGACTACTGGAAGGAAACCATCGATGGATGCATCCTCTACTCGGACATTTATCAGGATATTCCCACCCACAACAGCAAAGGGCAGCCGATCCAGCAGTCGAAAATCCCCGTTCACAACAGTTCCTGGGTCATGATCGGCTCCGACATTTCCGTCTGCAACTACACCACATTCACGCCcatctttttcatcttcatcgcCATGATGTGCATCTCTTACCACCTCCGGAATCTCTTCTGCAAGCACTGCTGGAGGGCTGAAGAATCGGACGTCAAATCCGATTTCTGGGAGATGATGGTCCGTTTACTGGTCGTCTTGTCTAGTTTGATGACCCTGCTGGCCCTGGTCGTCGCCTGCGTTTTGACCCACGGACACGACTACACCTGCAGCGGATTACGTCATTACGTCACATCCCAGGGACTGTCCCCATGGCTGGGCATTTCCTCCCTGCAGATTCACGAACTCTTTGAGCGACTCGATTGCGGATTTTTTTACTCGGCGCTGGATCACGGCCTGAAACTCGTCACCGAACACGACGATGAAAATGAAGGAATTACTAAGGCCATCGCTGTGGCGGCAGTGGCCAGCAACTCGGCCTCAATCATCGACAGCAATTCCGCCCTGGAAGTGGCCATGGCTACCGGATGGTTTCAGTTTTTCGTTTGGCTAGCGCTGGCCGTTGCCAACATCTGGCTGGCGATCCGgctcaaaattcaaatgtttccgGAATCCCTGAACTTGCCCGCCATTCCCAACATCTTcaacaaagaataa
- the LOC124196140 gene encoding serendipity locus protein H-1-like: MSHHPQLYVELRDHSGKTQVISPECIQSVKKYACPLCPDDSFLSSEHLKRHLSKIHENNAKIIQCWCGNYFMTKDDFQQHKETCLRFRFKCTICARSFTQRVNLKRHRNGAHFDLKKFKCDVCLFATHRKDSLARHMTSTKHKLQYSSSIIQSSHQDRPSPEDNSFICASPKELTAETYSSRSFQFMASNPEDLEFSDAENLSNNILNVANLHSVSSSTYNKQMTLPPLKKTRFVVLSGTPQINLNTSKLSQVIAKPLSVEADENVSKEVSPIGRANDIAMHSNCLLPPMSSTHKIQTDLSSSSDKNSLANATSNKQFIILRSLNPPVKITWSNGLRENHSPIQRSMKNFQLQFNNIVHEVTICKISESDRPPISSTVQRSQVSNFCQAVFDDSTNCRRRMIVPQPKCRERF, translated from the exons ATGTCACATCATCCACAGCTGTATGTTGAATTGAGAGACCATTCAGGCAAGACACAAGTCATCTCACCTGAATGCATTCAATCTGTGAAGAAATATGCCTGCCCACTGTGTCCAGATGATAGTTTTCTTTCATCTGAACATTTAAAACGTCACTTGTCGAAGATTCACGAAAATAACGCCAAAATCATTCAATGCTGGtgtggaaattattttatgactAAGGATGACTTTCAACAACACAAGGAAACATGTTTACGCTTTAG attcaAATGCACAATCTGTGCTCGAAGCTTTACTCAACGAGTTAATCTCAAGCGTCACCGAAATGGGGCCCATTttgatttaaagaaatttaagtGCGATGTTTGTCTATTCGCCACTCATCGAAAAGACAGTCTAGCACGTCATATGACAAGTACTAAACATAAATTACAATATTCCTCGTCGATCATTCAATCGAGCCATCAAGACCGACCATCTCCAGAAGATAATAGTTTTATTTGTGCGTCTCCAAAAGAACTAACTGCTGAAACTTATTCGAGTCGTAGCTTCCAATTTATGGCCTCTAATCCAGAAGATCTTGAATTCTCCGATGCCGAAAATCTTAGCAACAATATTTTAAACGTGGCCAACTTGCACAGTGTTTCAAGTTCCACTTACAACAAGCAAATGACTCTTCCACCGCTGAAGAAAACcagatttgttgttttgtctgGCACTCCTCAAATAAATCTCAATACTTCCAAGTTATCTCAGGTGATTGCAAAACCGTTGTCTGTGGAAGCGGACGAAAACGTAAGCAAAGAAGTCTCTCCCATTGGCAGAGCTAACGATATTGCGATGCACAGTAACTGCTTGCTTCCTCCAATGAGCAGCACTCACAAAATCCAAACTGATTTATCGTCCTCTTCTGACAAGAATTCCTTGGCTAATGCGACATCCAACAAACAG TTCATCATTTTGAGATCCCTGAATCCCCCCGTTAAAATTACATGGTCTAACGGCCTGCGTGAGAACCACAGCCCAATTCAA CGTTCCATGAAAAACTTCCAACTGCAGTTCAACAACATCGTCCATGAGGTAACCATCTGCAAGATCAGCGAATCCGATCGACCTCCGATTTCTTCTACCGTTCAACGTTCTCAAG TTAGT aATTTTTGTCAAGCGGTTTTTGACGACAGCACCAATTGTAGGAGGCGAATGATCGTGCCGCAACCAAAGTGTCGAGAACGTTTTTGA
- the LOC124196318 gene encoding uncharacterized protein LOC124196318, whose amino-acid sequence MKFWQKRLPNYNWTYATNEKLTPDLQRKTTMQSKLNLQQGVASQERAERLVSQIQPLLPECTGSILTDKVLGTIPCHCADPGCYSRAINYNASSRQMAALAELSNECHQSIQYDCYYAPLEFDRTAVSWWNDQNGNPKYFWSGGNTDNHICQCGIDGNCVESTMMCNCDSTAPVQLVDSGVITDKTVLPITRLNFGRTQLESSSGVHTLGRLECTGQVAVNGIPKSCQDLWRIGYTLSGMYNVMGTTMFESVYCDFTKLPNDSGFQKWMGYADVKSMPVYFYVQKSTTFNQLNTPVPFEVVQLNIGNAMNIASGIFTAPRTGTYFFSLSGIAYIPSTGGYIDVGIALNGAVVGRGEAYDYTGNAGWETYSLQLTLNLQAGDLISVQITAIATGVFLQDSSNHFTHFNGWLMQEELSQ is encoded by the exons AT GAAATTTTGGCAAAAGAGGTTGCCCAATTACAACTGGACCTACGCAACGAACGAGAAATTAACTCCAGACttgcaaagaaaaacgacaatgCAATCGAAACTAAATCTGCAGCAAGGAGTAGCATCCCAAGAACGTGCAGAGAGGCTCGTCTCGCAGATCCAACCCTTACTTCCGGAATGCACTGGATCGATCCTGACGGACAAGGTGTTGGGGACGATCCCATGTCACTGCGCTGATCCTGGATGTTATTCCAGGGCCATCAATTACAACGCATCCAGCAGACAAATGGCAGCATTGGCTGAATTATCGAATGAATGCCACCAATCGATTCAA TACGACTGTTACTACGCACCTTTGGAGTTCGATCGAACCGCTGTTTCTTGGTGGAATGATCAAAATGGAAACCCAAAATACTTTTGGTCTGGCGGAAACACCGACAATCACATTTGCCAATGCGGCATCGATGGAAATTGCGTTGAATCAACAATGATGTGCAACTGTGATTCTACAGCTCCTGTACAACTAGTCGATAGCG GAGTTATAACGGATAAAACTGTTCTGCCCATCACTCGCCTTAACTTTGGGCGTACACAACTGGAGAGTTCTTCCGGTGTCCACACTCTAGGCCGGTTGGAATGCACTGGACAAGTGGCTGTGAATGGGATACCGAAGTCATGCCAAGATCTCTGGCGCATCGGGTACACACTTAGTGGAATGTATAACGTAATGGGAACTACAATGTTCGAAAGCGTTTACTGCGATTTCACGAAACTGCCGAACGATTCAG GCTTCCAAAAATGGATGGGCTACGCTGACGTCAAATCTATGCCCGTCTATTTCTACGTTCAGAAAAGCACTACTTTCAATCAACTGAATACCCCCGTTCCATTTGAAGTAGTCCAACTCAATATAGGAAATGCTATGAACATAGCATCAGGAATCTTCACAGCACCACGAACAggaacttattttttctccttatcTGGGATTGCGTATATTCCATCAACTGGGGGATATATTGATGTGGGAATAGCATTGAATGGTGCTGTAGTGGGAAGAGGGGAAGCTTATGACTATACTGGGAATGCTGGATGGGAAACATACTCCCTTCAGTTAACTTTAAACCTCCAAGCAGGAGATCTAATCTCAGTGCAAATTACAGCCATAGCAACAGGTGTGTTCCTGCAAGACAGCAGTAATCATTTTACCCATTTTAATGGTTGGCTCATGCAGGAAGAATTGTCCCAGTAA